GGCTGCGATCTCCAACCTGTTGGTGAACGTGATCGGGTCCCTGATCCTGGGATTACTGGCCGGACCGATTCCGCGTCGGCCAAGCCTCCTCTTGCTATTGGGGATTGGTTTTTGCGGCTGTCTGACCACCTTCAGCAGCTGGATGCTGGACGTCGTCAAGCTCATCAACGCTGGCCAGCCCGTGTTGGGTCTGCTGATGATTGTTGTCAGCCTGATCTTGGGAGTGGCGAGCGCGGCGGCTGGTTATCAGCTCAGCCGCCACGTCTTTGACGCCTAGGCCAGAGCTGCCTCGATGGCGCCCTTGAGCTCAGCGGAGTCGGGCTCCACATTGCTCTTGAAGCGCTTGAGCACAGTGCCGTCCTTGCCGATGAGGAACTTCTCGAAGTTCCAGGCCACAGCACCGGCCGGCTCGGCCTGGGTCAGGGTGCTGAAGGGGGCATCGCCGATGGCGACCTTGGCGTAGACGGGGAAGGTCACGCCGTAGGTGGTTGAGCAGAACTGCTTGATCTCCTCGAGGCTGCTGGGCTCCTGGGCGCCGAAGTCATTGCATGGGAAGGCGATCACGCTGAAACCCTGGCTGCCGTAGGCCTCTTGCAGGGCTTGCAGGCCGGCGTACTGGCGGGTGAAACCGCAACGGCTGGCCACGTTCACGGCCAGCACCACCTGACCGTTCAGGTCGCCGAGGCGTTGCTGCTCGCCACTGCCGTTGGTCACCACAACATCGTTGACGCTGATGGCCATGGAATTGGTATGGGGGAAGCGGGACCCTAGCGGCCCTTCCCCATAAAATCGGCCTGGTGCAGCTGAGGGGCCATGAGCGAGGCGTCCGCTGCGGCGACGAATCCTGAGGTGTTTGTCCAGGAGCTGCGCGGGCTGCTGGAGGCCGGCAACTACGACGCGGTGAAGCTGCTGCTGCAGCCCGTCCAAGAAGTGGATATCGCTGAAGCGATTGGCGGGTTGCCGCGCACGCTGCAGGCTTTGGCGTTCCGGCTGCTGCCGAAAGACGAAGCGATCGCGGTTTACGAGTACCTCGAGCCCACCGTTCAGCAGACCCTGCTGGAGCGCCTGCGCTCAAGCGAAGTGCTCGAGCTCGTGGAGGAGATGTCCCCCGACGACCGGGTTGACCTCTTTGATGAGCTGCCCGCCAAGGTTGTCCGTCGTCTCCTCGCGGAACTCAGCCCGGCGGAACGCCGGGTGACGGCTCAGCTGCTCGGCTACGAACCCGAGACGGCGGGCCGGTTGATGACGACCGAGTTCATCGATCTCAAGGAGTTCCACAGCGTGGCCCAGGCGCTGACGATCGTGCGGCGCCGCGCCCGGGACACCGAGACGATCTATGCGCTTTATGTGACGGACGCCTCACGCCATCTGACGGGGATCCTGTCGCTGCGGGACCTGGTGGTGGCCGATCCGGAGCAGCGGGTGGGGGACGTGATGACCAGAGAGGTGGTCAGCGTTGGCACGGACACCGACCAGGAAGAGGTGGCCCGGGTGATCCAGCGCTACGACTTTTTGGCGGTCCCCGTTGTGGATCGCGAGGAGCGCCTTGTGGGGATCGTCACCGTCGATGACGTGATCGACGTGATCCAGCAGGAGGCCACCCGCGATCTTTACGCCGCCGGTGCGGTGCAGGCCGGCGACGAGGACGACTACTTCCAGAGCAATCTCTTCAGCGTGGCCCGGCGCCGGGTGGTGTGGCTGTTGGTCCTCTTGATCGCCAACAGCGGCACGGCGGCGGTCATTGCCTCGATGGACGGCGTGCTGAAACAGGTGGTGGTCCTGGCGGCGTTCATTCCCCTGTTGATTGGCACGGGGGGCAACGTCGGCGCTCAAAGCTCCACGGTGGTGATTCGCGGTTTAAGCACCCAGCGCATCCAGGGCCTCGGTCCAGCCCTGGCCATTGGCCGGGAAGCAATCGCTGGGGCCCTGCTGGGACTGTTGATGGTCCTGGTGGTGGTGCCCTGGACGGCCTACGTCAGTGGAGGCAACTGGTTGGTGGCTTCGGCGGCGGGGATCAGCCTGGTGGCGATCACGACCTTGGCGGCCACGGCTGGAGCCGCTCTGCCGCTGCTCTTCAACAGCCTGGGCTTGGATCCGGCTCTCATGTCGGCCCCCTTCATTGCCACCGCAACGGATGTGGCGGGGGTCTTCATCTACCTGCAGACCGCGAGCTGGCTGTTGACTCGCGCCTCGGGCTAAGTGATTTGGCTTCCTGAGAGTCTCTTTACACTTCTTTAGGGTAGGCTTTACACCAGTTCACGTTTCGAGCCGTGGTCGTTGCAATCGCTTCGAGCCGACCCGCTGCCGCTGACCGCGAGACCGCGCTGGCCGGCGGAACGGATTTGGTGCGCTCGTACCTGCGGGACATCGGCCGGGTGCCGCTGCTGACCCACGAGCAGGAGATCACCCTTGGCCGTCAGGTTCAAGAGCTTGTGGCGCTTGAGGTGCTGGAGCAGGAACTGGCGAGCCGTGAGGGCGTCGAGAAGCCTTCGCCTGCGGTGCTGGCTAAGGAAGCGGGTCTGACCCAGGTTCAACTCAAGAAGCGGCTGCGCAGTGGCCAGCGGGCGAAGGAGCGGATGGTGGCCGCCAACTTGAGGTTGGTGGTGAGCGTGGCCAAGAAGTACACCAAGCGGAATATGGAGCTCCTGGACCTGATCCAGGAGGGAACCATCGGCCTGGTGCGGGGCGTGGAGAAGTTCGACCCGACCCGGGGCTACAAGTTCAGTACCTATGCGTATTGGTGGATCCGCCAGGGGATCACACGGGCCATTGCAGAGAAGAGCCGCACGATCCGCCTACCGATCCACATCACGGAGACCCTGAACAAGCTCAAGAAAGGCCAGCGGGAACTGAGCCAAGAGCTTGGCCGGACCCCAACCGTGACGGAGCTGGCTGAGTTTGTTGACCTGCCGGAGGAGGAGGTGAAGGACCTGCTCTGCCGCGCGCGTCAGCCCGTGAGCCTGGAGACCAAGGTGGGCGACGGGGATGACACGGAGCTGCTGGACCTACTGGCGGCCGATGGCACCCAGCCGTCTGAGCTGGTGGATGGGGAGTGCTTGCGGATGGATATGCGGGGACTGCTGGACCAACTGCCGGACCTGCAGGGACGTGTCCTGAAGATGCGCTACGCGATTCCCTGCCGCGATGTGCCCGATCCGGACGAGCCGATGAGCCTGACTGGTATTGGTCGGGTCCTGGGTATTAGCCGTGATCGCGTTCGCAACCTTGAGCGTGATGGTTTGGCGGGTTTGCGTCGCTTGAGCCAGAACGTTCAGGCCTACGTGGCTGTTTAAGACTTACCGTCAGCCAGCGCATTCAGGTCCGGGTTTGAGTTCGACCAAGGAGCTTCTTCTCGGCATCGCTGGCCACCTCACAGCTAGACGGAAGCGACAGCTCATTGTTCTGAGCCTGGTCACTCTGGCTTCCGCTGTTGCCGAGCTTGTCTCTTTGGGATCGGCGCTGCCCTTTTTGGCTGTGTTGACCGAGCCAGAGCAGCTTTGGAAGGCTCCTTGGATTCAGCAGTGGGCCCCGAAGCTTGGCTGGAGTTCTCCTTCTGAACTCCTTGGGCCTGCAGCTGGGGTGTTTGCTTTTGCTGCAGTTACAGCTGCCTTGGTCCGTTTGGCCAATCTTTGGTTGAGTGGGCAACTTGCTGCTGCCATTGGCTCAGATCTCAGTTGTGAAGCCTATCGAAAGACGCTTTATCAGCCCTATTCCGTCCATGTAAGGCGCAATAGCAGTGCCGTCATCAATTCAGTGACCGGTCAGATTGGTACAACGGTTTCGGCAATTAATCTTGTTCTTCAGACCAGCACTTCAACGCTGGTTGCGATCTCTTTATTGTTAGGCTTGTTTTGCATTGACTGGGCAGTTGCGTTGAGTGCGGCTGGCTTGTTTGGAGGTTCATACGTCTTGATCGGCTTCTTTAGTCGTCGAGCCCTTCTTGCCAATGGTCGAATCATTAATGATTCGAGGAAAGATGTAGTTAAGTCTCTTCAAGAGGGGATTGGTGCGATACGTGATGTGATCTTAGATGGAACTCAAAACCTCTACTTGGATATTTACAGAAGATCAGACCGTCCTCAGCGTCAGTTTCAAGCGAGAAACCAGTTTCTTTCTTTGTTTCCTCGGTTTTCCCTCGAGGCATTGGGTTTGATTGCGATTTCAGTTTTGGCAACGGCTCTGGCTGCGCAGAAAGGCGGAGGTGCAGCTGCGATGCCTGTGCTTGGCGCTTTTGCTTTGGGAGCTCAGAGGCTTTTGCCTGCAATGCAGCAAACCTACTCGGGTTGGTCGAACCTCAAGGGCTTTTCGGCAGACCTCGGGGGAGTTTTGGAGATGCTGCAGCAACCACTTCCGGACGTTTTAGAGGTCAATAAGAAACTAGTTTTGAAGTCGGAGGTTCGTTTTTGTGAGGTTTGCTTCTCTTACGGACAAGGACATGCAGGCGTCTTGAATGACCTCAGCTTGAAAATTGAGCGTGGTCAACGCGTTGGATTTATTGGTTCGACTGGCAGTGGTAAGAGCACTACTGTTGATGTCTTGATGGGTTTGCTGTCCCCAACGAAAGGTCAAATCCTTGTCGATGAACTTAATCTGCATGACCACGCTTACCCCGAACGACTTTTGGCGTGGCGTTCAGCGATAGCTCATGTTCCTCAAAGTATCTATCTGGCGGACAGCTCCATTGCTGGAAATATTGCTTTTGGGGTTCCGACAGATCAAATCGACTTCGATCGCGTCCGATTGGCTGCGCAGCAAGCGCAGATTGCATCGTTTATTGAAGCGAGCCCTGATGGCTACGACAGTTTTGTTGGTGAGCGGGGGATTCGTCTCAGCGGTGGTCAGCGTCAGCGTCTTGGGATCGCTCGGGCCCTCTACAAACAGGCTCAAGTCTTGATCTTGGACGAGGCCACCAGCGCCTTGGATAACGACACCGAGCAGGCGGTGATGGATGCGATCAATCAACTTGACCGCAATCTCACGGTCGTGATGATTGCCCACCGGCTGAGCACCGTCGCGAAGTGTGATCGCGTCATCCGTTTGGACCACGGGCGTGTCGTCGCTGATGGACCGCCATCTGAGGTCTTGGCTCAGGCTTGAGGGTTCCAGCCTCTTTGAGTACAGAACAGGCATCTGTCCTGCGGCACAAGCTTTTGCGCTGGTGGCAGGTCCATGGCCGCCATGGAATTCCTTGGAAGCGCGCCGCTCAGGGTGTCTTGCCCAAGGGCGGTGAGGAGCTGAATCCCTACCCCACATGGGTTGCGGAGGTCATGCTTCAGCAAACCCAGCTCCAAGTTGTCTTGCCCTATTGGCAGCGTTGGATGGTGCGGTTCCCAACGCTGCAATCTTTGGCCGGCGCGGATGAACAGGAGGTCCTTTTGCTTTGGCAGGGCCTTGGGTACTACTCACGTGCTCGCCGGCTGCATCAAGGGGCGCAGCAGTTGGTTGAGCGTGAAGACTCCGTTTGGCCCCGTGACCTTGAGGGTTGGTTGGCGTTGCCGGGAATTGGCCCCAGCACCGCCGGCAGCATTCTCTCTTCGGCGTTTGATCTGCCGTTTCCGATCCTGGACGGCAACGTCAAAAGGGTGCTCTCCCGCTTGATCGCCAGTCCACAGCCGCCGGTCCGCAACAGCAAAGCGCTCTGGCAGTTGAGTGCTGAACTCCTGGATCCCGAGCAGCCCCGCTCCTTCAACCAAGCCCTGATGGATCTGGGGGCCACGGTTTGCACCCCCAAGACCCCCAGCTGCCAGCACTGCCCTTGGAGCGACCAGTGCGCTGCCTACGCTTCCGGCGATCCAGCCGCCTATCCCGTGAAGGAAGCCCCGCGAGAACTGCCCTTTCAGGTCATCGGCGTTGGCGTGGTGCTCAACGACGCCGGCGAGGTGTTGATTGATCAGCGCCTGAATGAGGGTCTGCTCGGCGGGCTCTGGGAATTCCCTGGGGGGAAGCAGGAATCCGGAGAGGCCATTGAGGCCACCATCTGCCGCGAGTTGCAGGAGGAGCTGGCGATTGAGGTGGAAGTGGGCGAGGAGTTGATCAGCCTGGATCACGCCTACAGCCACAAGCGACTGCGGTTTGTTGTCCACCTCTGCCAGTGGCGCGCCGGTGAGCCGCAGCCCTTGGCTTCACAGCAGGTGCGCTGGGTGAAGCCCCAGCAGCTCAGCGACTATCCCTTCCCAGCCGCCAATGCGCGGATCATTGCCGCATTGCTGGCGCGTCTCCACCCTGAGGAGGGAACCGACGCGGCCTGATCGATGAACCCAGCCCCCAAGGTGATTTGTCTGGGCGAGGCCCTGGTGGATCGATTGGGGCCTCTGGGGGGAGATCCGGTCACGGCATCACTGGATCAGTGCGATGACCGATTGGGCGGCGCCCCGGCCAATGTCGCCTGTGCCCTGGCACGTCTAGGAACGCCTTCGGCGTTCGTGGGCCGCTTGGGACAGGACGCGATTGGGGAGTCCTTTGAGCGGTTAATGGCTGACCGGGGCGTGGAGCTTGCCGGGTTGCAACGGGATGCCACGCGACCCAGTCGCGTGGTGCTCGTACGCCGCCACGCAGACGGTGAAAGGGTTTTCCAGGGATTTGCCGGCGATCAGGGCCAGGGGTTTGCCGATCAGGCTCTGGATTGCTCCGAGCTGCGAGCCGTCTGGCTCGCCTTGGCGGCTCAAGCCCAGTGGTTGCTGGTGGGCACGATTCCGCTGGCCACAGCGGCATCAGCGGAGAGCCTCCGCTGGGCCGTGGATCAGGCCAAGGGCGCAGGTGTGCGGATTGCCTTGGATGTGAATTGGCGACCCACCTTCTGGGATGAACACCGCGATCCCGCTGCGGGTCCGGACTCGGCAGCCTTGAGCGCCATGCAACCCCTAGTGGCTGCGGCATCGCTGTTGAAGCTGGCCAAGGAAGAGGCCCTCTGGCTCTTTGGCAGTGCCGACCCCAGCACGATTTCGGCTGGTCTTCCGCAGGCCCCCGATGTGGTGGTCACCGATGGCGGCAACCCCGTGCGGTGGCATTTGGCCGGTGAGTCCGGGGTGCTTGAAGCCTTGGCACCGCCCCAGGTGGTGGACACAACGGGAGCGGGCGATGCCTTTAGTTCCGGTCTGCTGCACCAGCTCGTGCAGGGTTCGGTGTCCCCAGAGACGATGCTGCGTTTTGCCGCGGCCTGCGGGGCTTTGGTCTGTGGGGGCGCTGGGGCGATTGACCCCCAACCCGATGCGGCTGCGGTGCAGCGATTTCTGCAGCGCTAGTGCTCTAGCCGGGCCAGCCTTCCAGCATCCGGATCGTCAGGATCCAGCAGGTCTAAGTGCAGGATCCAGGCCTCCTCGGGCCGAAAGCTCAGGCGTCCGGGCCACTCCACGGCCATCAGGGCACTAAGGGCTTGGGCTTCCTCCTCTTCTTGGCAGAAGAGCTCATCGGCTGAGGCGCTGTGTTCCAGGCGGTAGAGGTCCAGATGGACAAGGGCCCCTGCCTGTCCTTGGTAGTGCTGCGCCAGAGCAAAGGTGGGGCTGGTGATTGGCTCATCAATGCCAAGACCTTGTGCAATCCCTTGCACTAGCGAGGTTTTGCCGGCCCCGAGATCCCCCTCCAACAGCAGGATCGGCTTGGGCTGTGGAAACGCCAGCCAGTCCAAGGCCAGCTGTCGGCCCAGATCTTGGGTGGCCGCCGTATCCCCTAGCTGCACGCTCTGTTGTTGCATACCGATAGATTGGATCTAAGCGAGCCCGAAGCCTCGGCGTCTCTGCAGATATTCCAACCCTCTTGCCTTCCCCGCCGGGATCTCCCTCGGATGGCGAGACGCATTCACCTCAAGACAACAAACCATGGTGGCTTCCCCCACGGCGCCTGCTCTGCAGAGCACCAGTACCTATGTGATCGCTGATCTGGGTCTGGCTGATTTCGGCCGTAAGGAGATCGAAATCGCCGAGACCGAGATGCCCGGTCTGGTGGCCCTGCGCAGCAAGTACGGCGCCGAGCAGCCCCTCAAGGGCGCCCGCATCGCGGGTTCCCTGCATATGACGATTCAGACCGCCGTTCTGATCGAAACCCTGGTGGCTCTCGGCGCTGAAGTGCGCTGGGCCAGCTGCAACATCTTCTCCACCCAGGACCACGCCGCTGCAGCGATCGCTGCTGCTGGCATCCCTGTGTTCGCTTACAAGGGCGAGACCCTCGACGAGTACTGGGCCTTCACCCACCGCATCCTCGAGTGGGGCGACGGCGGCACCCCCAACATGATTCTCGATGACGGCGGCGATGCCACCGGCCTCGTGATCCTGGGCACCAAGGCTGAAAGCGATCCCTCCGTTCTGGACAACCCCAGCAACGAAGAGGAGACCGCGCTCTTCAACAGCATCCGCCAGAAGCTGGCGGCCCAGCCTGGCTTCTATTCCCGAATCAAGGCCCAGATCCAGGGCGTGACGGAAGAGACCACCACCGGTGTGGCCCGTCTCTATCAACTGCAGAAGAGCGGTGAGCTGCCCTTCCCCGCCATCAACGTCAACGACTCGGTCACCAAGAGCAAGTTCGACAACCTCTATGGCTGCCGCGAGTCCCTGGTGGACAGCATCAAGCGCGCTACCGACGTGATGGTGGCCGGCAAGGTCGCCCTGGTGCTTGGCTACGGCGATGTGGGCAAGGGTTCCGCCCAGTCCCTGCGTGGTCTTGGCGCCACCGTGATGATCGCTGAGATCGATCCGATCTGCGCCCTGCAGGCCGCCATGGAGGGCTATCGCGTCGTCCGTCTCGAGGACGTGGTTGCTGACGTGGACATCTTTGTCACCGCCACCGGCAACTTCCAGGTGATCCGCCATGAGCACCTGATCCAGATGAAGGATCAGGCGATCGTCTGCAACATCGGCCACTTCGACAACGAAATCGATGTTGCCTCGCTGAAGCAGTACACCTGGGAGAACATCAAGCCCCAGGTCGATCACATCACCCTGCCCAGCGGCAACAAGATCCTGCTCCTGGCCGAGGGCCGTCTCGTGAACCTGGGTTGCGCCACCGGCCACCCCAGCTTCGTGATGAGCAACTCCTTCACCAACCAGGTGCTGGCTCAGATCGAGCTCTTCACTAAGGGTGACCAGTACGCCAAAGAGGTCTACGTGCTGCCCAAGCACCTCGACGAAATGGTGGCTCGCCTGCACCTCGAGAAGATCGGCGCCAAGCTCACCGAGCTCTCCCCCGAGCAGGCGGCCTACATCAACGTGCCTGTGGAAGGTCCCTACAAGCTCGAGCACTACCGCTACTGAGCCCAGAGACAACAAAGCCCCTCATCAAGAGGGGCTTCCCATCACGAGGCCCGGTCTGACATGGACCGGGCTTTTTTGTGCTTCTGATCTCAGAACGGCACTTCTTCTTCGCTCGGGGCGCCGCCACCGAAGCCGCCGCCGCCATAGCCGTTGGACTCGGCGTCACGCTTGGAGCCCAGCAGCTCGAGGCGATCGACGCGGACCACGGGCTTGCTGCGCTCTTCACCGCTGTTGCGGTCCGTCCAGCGGTCGAGCTTGAAGCTGCCGACGATCCCGAGCAGGGACCCTTTGCGGACGTAATCGGCGGCCACCTGGGCTTGCTTGCCCCAGATCTCAAGGTTGAACCAGTCCGGCTCGTCGTTGTTGCTGCGGCGGTTCACCGCGATGGTCAGGTTGGCCACCATGCTGCCGGATTCGAAGTAGCGCACTTCGGGGTCACGGCCAGCTCGGCCAACCA
This DNA window, taken from Synechococcus sp. LTW-R, encodes the following:
- the ahcY gene encoding adenosylhomocysteinase, coding for MVASPTAPALQSTSTYVIADLGLADFGRKEIEIAETEMPGLVALRSKYGAEQPLKGARIAGSLHMTIQTAVLIETLVALGAEVRWASCNIFSTQDHAAAAIAAAGIPVFAYKGETLDEYWAFTHRILEWGDGGTPNMILDDGGDATGLVILGTKAESDPSVLDNPSNEEETALFNSIRQKLAAQPGFYSRIKAQIQGVTEETTTGVARLYQLQKSGELPFPAINVNDSVTKSKFDNLYGCRESLVDSIKRATDVMVAGKVALVLGYGDVGKGSAQSLRGLGATVMIAEIDPICALQAAMEGYRVVRLEDVVADVDIFVTATGNFQVIRHEHLIQMKDQAIVCNIGHFDNEIDVASLKQYTWENIKPQVDHITLPSGNKILLLAEGRLVNLGCATGHPSFVMSNSFTNQVLAQIELFTKGDQYAKEVYVLPKHLDEMVARLHLEKIGAKLTELSPEQAAYINVPVEGPYKLEHYRY
- the tsaE gene encoding tRNA (adenosine(37)-N6)-threonylcarbamoyltransferase complex ATPase subunit type 1 TsaE, producing the protein MQQQSVQLGDTAATQDLGRQLALDWLAFPQPKPILLLEGDLGAGKTSLVQGIAQGLGIDEPITSPTFALAQHYQGQAGALVHLDLYRLEHSASADELFCQEEEEAQALSALMAVEWPGRLSFRPEEAWILHLDLLDPDDPDAGRLARLEH
- a CDS encoding RpoD/SigA family RNA polymerase sigma factor; translation: MASSRPAAADRETALAGGTDLVRSYLRDIGRVPLLTHEQEITLGRQVQELVALEVLEQELASREGVEKPSPAVLAKEAGLTQVQLKKRLRSGQRAKERMVAANLRLVVSVAKKYTKRNMELLDLIQEGTIGLVRGVEKFDPTRGYKFSTYAYWWIRQGITRAIAEKSRTIRLPIHITETLNKLKKGQRELSQELGRTPTVTELAEFVDLPEEEVKDLLCRARQPVSLETKVGDGDDTELLDLLAADGTQPSELVDGECLRMDMRGLLDQLPDLQGRVLKMRYAIPCRDVPDPDEPMSLTGIGRVLGISRDRVRNLERDGLAGLRRLSQNVQAYVAV
- the mgtE gene encoding magnesium transporter; the protein is MSEASAAATNPEVFVQELRGLLEAGNYDAVKLLLQPVQEVDIAEAIGGLPRTLQALAFRLLPKDEAIAVYEYLEPTVQQTLLERLRSSEVLELVEEMSPDDRVDLFDELPAKVVRRLLAELSPAERRVTAQLLGYEPETAGRLMTTEFIDLKEFHSVAQALTIVRRRARDTETIYALYVTDASRHLTGILSLRDLVVADPEQRVGDVMTREVVSVGTDTDQEEVARVIQRYDFLAVPVVDREERLVGIVTVDDVIDVIQQEATRDLYAAGAVQAGDEDDYFQSNLFSVARRRVVWLLVLLIANSGTAAVIASMDGVLKQVVVLAAFIPLLIGTGGNVGAQSSTVVIRGLSTQRIQGLGPALAIGREAIAGALLGLLMVLVVVPWTAYVSGGNWLVASAAGISLVAITTLAATAGAALPLLFNSLGLDPALMSAPFIATATDVAGVFIYLQTASWLLTRASG
- a CDS encoding ABC transporter ATP-binding protein; this encodes MSSTKELLLGIAGHLTARRKRQLIVLSLVTLASAVAELVSLGSALPFLAVLTEPEQLWKAPWIQQWAPKLGWSSPSELLGPAAGVFAFAAVTAALVRLANLWLSGQLAAAIGSDLSCEAYRKTLYQPYSVHVRRNSSAVINSVTGQIGTTVSAINLVLQTSTSTLVAISLLLGLFCIDWAVALSAAGLFGGSYVLIGFFSRRALLANGRIINDSRKDVVKSLQEGIGAIRDVILDGTQNLYLDIYRRSDRPQRQFQARNQFLSLFPRFSLEALGLIAISVLATALAAQKGGGAAAMPVLGAFALGAQRLLPAMQQTYSGWSNLKGFSADLGGVLEMLQQPLPDVLEVNKKLVLKSEVRFCEVCFSYGQGHAGVLNDLSLKIERGQRVGFIGSTGSGKSTTVDVLMGLLSPTKGQILVDELNLHDHAYPERLLAWRSAIAHVPQSIYLADSSIAGNIAFGVPTDQIDFDRVRLAAQQAQIASFIEASPDGYDSFVGERGIRLSGGQRQRLGIARALYKQAQVLILDEATSALDNDTEQAVMDAINQLDRNLTVVMIAHRLSTVAKCDRVIRLDHGRVVADGPPSEVLAQA
- a CDS encoding single-stranded DNA-binding protein; protein product: MGVNSVTLVGRAGRDPEVRYFESGSMVANLTIAVNRRSNNDEPDWFNLEIWGKQAQVAADYVRKGSLLGIVGSFKLDRWTDRNSGEERSKPVVRVDRLELLGSKRDAESNGYGGGGFGGGAPSEEEVPF
- a CDS encoding glutathione peroxidase, with amino-acid sequence MAISVNDVVVTNGSGEQQRLGDLNGQVVLAVNVASRCGFTRQYAGLQALQEAYGSQGFSVIAFPCNDFGAQEPSSLEEIKQFCSTTYGVTFPVYAKVAIGDAPFSTLTQAEPAGAVAWNFEKFLIGKDGTVLKRFKSNVEPDSAELKGAIEAALA
- the mutY gene encoding A/G-specific adenine glycosylase, with protein sequence MSTEQASVLRHKLLRWWQVHGRHGIPWKRAAQGVLPKGGEELNPYPTWVAEVMLQQTQLQVVLPYWQRWMVRFPTLQSLAGADEQEVLLLWQGLGYYSRARRLHQGAQQLVEREDSVWPRDLEGWLALPGIGPSTAGSILSSAFDLPFPILDGNVKRVLSRLIASPQPPVRNSKALWQLSAELLDPEQPRSFNQALMDLGATVCTPKTPSCQHCPWSDQCAAYASGDPAAYPVKEAPRELPFQVIGVGVVLNDAGEVLIDQRLNEGLLGGLWEFPGGKQESGEAIEATICRELQEELAIEVEVGEELISLDHAYSHKRLRFVVHLCQWRAGEPQPLASQQVRWVKPQQLSDYPFPAANARIIAALLARLHPEEGTDAA
- a CDS encoding CrcB family protein, with protein sequence MADRNLRFALKELGLVACGAVPGAWLRWQSGIHLGPLLGGAAISNLLVNVIGSLILGLLAGPIPRRPSLLLLLGIGFCGCLTTFSSWMLDVVKLINAGQPVLGLLMIVVSLILGVASAAAGYQLSRHVFDA
- a CDS encoding carbohydrate kinase yields the protein MNPAPKVICLGEALVDRLGPLGGDPVTASLDQCDDRLGGAPANVACALARLGTPSAFVGRLGQDAIGESFERLMADRGVELAGLQRDATRPSRVVLVRRHADGERVFQGFAGDQGQGFADQALDCSELRAVWLALAAQAQWLLVGTIPLATAASAESLRWAVDQAKGAGVRIALDVNWRPTFWDEHRDPAAGPDSAALSAMQPLVAAASLLKLAKEEALWLFGSADPSTISAGLPQAPDVVVTDGGNPVRWHLAGESGVLEALAPPQVVDTTGAGDAFSSGLLHQLVQGSVSPETMLRFAAACGALVCGGAGAIDPQPDAAAVQRFLQR